A region of Paenibacillus thiaminolyticus DNA encodes the following proteins:
- the cysT gene encoding sulfate ABC transporter permease subunit CysT, which yields MNGVLRHKGAIWGFRSTLLLYVFLLIVLPIGGIYVQSFSGGWQAFRESIAEPLAWHAVALTFRLALIATAINMIIGTMTAWVLHRYRFAGRAWLNSLVDLPFALPTAVGGLMILLLLGPGSLAGRAAEEAGWRLVLAEPAIVVSMVFVTFPFVIRAVQPLLEEADRSEEEASYTLGASRLRTFVHVLLPQMLPGILSGAMLAFSRAMAEFGAVVLVAGNIPGKTLVASVYIFGEIESDNPQGAAVVSVLLLTISFLILWLAGTLQLRRVSS from the coding sequence GTGAATGGTGTCCTGCGGCACAAAGGCGCAATCTGGGGATTCCGCTCGACATTGCTGTTATATGTTTTTCTGCTCATTGTACTGCCCATCGGCGGAATCTATGTGCAATCGTTCAGTGGAGGCTGGCAGGCATTCCGGGAGAGCATTGCCGAGCCGCTGGCCTGGCATGCCGTTGCATTGACGTTCCGGCTGGCGTTGATCGCGACCGCAATCAATATGATTATCGGCACGATGACAGCCTGGGTGCTTCACCGGTACCGGTTCGCGGGAAGAGCATGGCTCAACAGCCTCGTTGATCTCCCGTTCGCGCTGCCGACCGCGGTAGGCGGGCTGATGATTCTGCTTCTGCTCGGTCCCGGCAGCCTGGCGGGCCGCGCGGCAGAGGAGGCGGGCTGGCGTCTTGTACTCGCCGAGCCGGCAATCGTCGTCTCGATGGTCTTCGTCACCTTCCCGTTCGTCATCCGGGCGGTGCAGCCGCTGCTCGAAGAGGCGGATCGTTCCGAGGAGGAAGCGTCCTACACGCTCGGCGCGTCCCGGCTGCGGACCTTCGTGCACGTACTGCTGCCGCAGATGCTTCCGGGCATCCTCAGCGGCGCGATGCTCGCCTTCTCCCGGGCGATGGCCGAATTCGGGGCGGTCGTGCTCGTAGCGGGCAACATCCCAGGCAAGACGCTCGTTGCGTCAGTGTATATTTTCGGGGAGATCGAGAGCGACAATCCCCAAGGCGCCGCCGTCGTCTCGGTGCTCCTGCTCACGATCTCGTTCCTGATTCTCTGGCTGGCCGGCACGCTGC
- a CDS encoding TetR/AcrR family transcriptional regulator, translated as MPRKAVDQELSRERILEVARHLFVTKGYRAISMRSIGQHLGYSHGSLYYHFKDKAELFYALVREDFNRLERLFERVLNQTPSEGLSKMEQVLLEFIRFGLDHPHHYEIMFMTRDEELLAYARTEQARCLEMFSTIVRQAMAGNAHSEQERHNIPLSIFLAMHGFISFYIQDQVTYEEIKPAALAHIRFLYRRVLDAAQSA; from the coding sequence ATGCCGAGAAAAGCAGTGGATCAAGAATTGTCGCGTGAGCGAATCTTGGAAGTGGCGCGCCACTTGTTCGTAACCAAAGGGTACCGGGCTATCTCCATGCGAAGCATCGGCCAGCACCTGGGTTATAGCCATGGCTCGCTCTACTATCATTTCAAAGATAAAGCCGAACTGTTCTATGCGCTTGTCCGGGAAGATTTCAATCGGCTCGAACGGCTGTTCGAACGTGTTCTCAACCAGACTCCTTCCGAAGGATTATCCAAGATGGAGCAAGTCCTGCTGGAGTTCATCCGGTTCGGTCTGGATCATCCCCACCATTACGAGATTATGTTCATGACGCGAGATGAGGAATTGCTTGCCTATGCACGGACAGAGCAGGCTCGCTGTCTGGAGATGTTCTCGACCATCGTCAGGCAGGCCATGGCAGGCAATGCGCATTCGGAGCAAGAGCGTCATAATATTCCGCTTAGTATATTTTTGGCAATGCACGGGTTCATCTCCTTCTACATTCAAGATCAAGTCACTTATGAAGAGATCAAACCGGCTGCTCTGGCCCATATTCGTTTTTTGTACCGGAGGGTATTGGATGCGGCCCAATCGGCGTAG
- a CDS encoding YigZ family protein produces the protein MLERYKTVRQFGSKEIVIKKSRFIGYGRPVETEEEAIAFIEEIKRKHWNATHNCSAYMIGERDEIQKASDDGEPSGTAGKPILEVIRNQGLKNTAIVVTRYFGGILLGAGGLIRAYTDGAVAAIEAAEAIEKVLHQEVFVDIDYTWLGKLENELRNKETRMGETQFTDKVTLTCLPVASDADRFVAWITDLTQGQAVIRKGDPTYYIEGE, from the coding sequence CTGTTAGAACGTTACAAGACAGTTCGTCAATTCGGGAGCAAGGAGATTGTCATCAAGAAATCTCGCTTTATCGGATACGGCCGGCCAGTCGAGACCGAGGAAGAGGCAATTGCATTTATAGAGGAAATTAAGCGTAAACATTGGAATGCCACGCACAACTGCTCGGCCTATATGATAGGCGAGCGCGACGAGATTCAGAAGGCGTCGGATGACGGCGAACCAAGCGGAACGGCCGGCAAGCCGATACTGGAGGTCATTCGCAATCAAGGGTTAAAAAATACGGCCATCGTCGTAACCCGGTATTTCGGCGGAATTTTGCTCGGAGCCGGAGGTCTGATTCGGGCCTACACCGATGGGGCCGTTGCCGCTATCGAAGCGGCGGAGGCCATTGAGAAAGTACTGCATCAGGAAGTGTTCGTTGACATTGATTACACATGGCTTGGCAAATTGGAAAATGAATTGCGTAACAAAGAGACGAGGATGGGAGAGACGCAATTTACCGACAAGGTGACCTTGACGTGCTTGCCTGTGGCGTCGGACGCCGACCGGTTTGTCGCATGGATCACGGATCTCACGCAAGGGCAGGCCGTGATTCGGAAGGGAGATCCTACTTATTACATTGAAGGGGAATAA
- a CDS encoding glucose-6-phosphate isomerase — MTKTVHFDYSKALTFVSQHEIDYFKEPIRLAHEQLHNKSGAGSDYLGWIDLPSQYDKEEFARIKEAAARIQSNSDVLIVIGIGGSYLGARAAIEMLGHSFYNMLPKDKRKTPEIYFAGNNISSTYIAHLMELIEGKDFSVNVISKSGTTTEPAIAFRIFREALEKKYGKEEAKKRIFATTDREKGALKKLSTEEGYETFVIPDDVGGRYSVLTAVGLLPIAAAGINIDEMMQGAQAAAEAYSNPDVEQNESYQYAAVRNALYRKGKAIEILVNYEPSLHYVSEWWKQLYGESEGKDNKGIYPAAVDFSTDLHSMGQFIQEGTRNLFETIIQVAEVPHQVTIQEDADDLDGLNFLAGKTMDFVNKKAFEGTMLAHTDGNVPNLIVTIPDMTPYSFGYLVYFFEKACGISGYLLGVNPFDQPGVEAYKKNMFALLGKPGYEAEKAELEARLSR, encoded by the coding sequence ATGACCAAAACAGTGCACTTTGATTACAGCAAGGCGTTGACATTCGTAAGTCAGCATGAAATTGATTACTTCAAAGAGCCCATTCGCCTGGCGCATGAGCAGCTACATAATAAGAGCGGAGCCGGTTCGGATTACCTAGGCTGGATCGATCTCCCTTCCCAATATGACAAGGAAGAATTCGCACGCATCAAGGAAGCGGCGGCCCGGATTCAATCCAACTCCGACGTGCTGATCGTCATCGGCATCGGGGGTTCCTATCTGGGAGCGCGCGCAGCCATCGAGATGCTGGGACATTCCTTCTACAACATGTTGCCGAAGGACAAGCGCAAGACGCCGGAGATTTATTTCGCGGGGAACAACATCAGCTCGACGTATATCGCCCATTTGATGGAACTGATCGAGGGCAAGGATTTCTCCGTCAATGTCATCTCCAAATCCGGCACAACGACAGAGCCGGCGATTGCGTTCCGCATCTTCCGCGAGGCGCTGGAGAAAAAATACGGCAAGGAAGAAGCGAAGAAGCGCATCTTTGCGACGACGGACCGCGAGAAGGGGGCGCTGAAAAAGCTGTCGACCGAGGAAGGCTACGAGACGTTCGTCATTCCGGATGACGTGGGCGGAAGATACTCGGTGTTGACGGCGGTAGGTCTCCTGCCAATCGCGGCAGCCGGCATCAATATCGACGAGATGATGCAAGGGGCGCAAGCCGCGGCGGAAGCGTACAGCAATCCCGATGTGGAGCAGAACGAGAGCTATCAGTATGCAGCCGTCCGCAATGCGCTCTACCGCAAAGGCAAGGCTATCGAGATTCTCGTGAACTATGAGCCGTCCCTGCACTATGTGTCGGAATGGTGGAAGCAGCTTTACGGGGAGAGCGAAGGCAAGGACAACAAAGGAATCTACCCGGCTGCCGTTGACTTCTCCACTGATCTTCACTCGATGGGGCAGTTCATTCAAGAAGGAACGCGGAACCTGTTCGAGACGATTATTCAGGTTGCGGAAGTGCCGCATCAAGTAACGATTCAGGAAGATGCGGACGATTTGGACGGGCTGAACTTCCTGGCCGGCAAGACGATGGATTTCGTTAACAAAAAAGCGTTCGAAGGAACGATGCTTGCGCATACGGATGGCAATGTGCCGAATCTGATTGTCACGATTCCGGACATGACCCCTTACTCCTTCGGTTATTTGGTATACTTCTTTGAAAAGGCATGCGGGATCAGCGGCTACCTGCTTGGCGTCAATCCTTTCGATCAGCCGGGCGTGGAAGCCTATAAGAAAAATATGTTCGCCTTGCTGGGCAAACCAGGCTATGAGGCAGAGAAGGCTGAACTGGAGGCGAGACTGTCCCGCTAA
- a CDS encoding NAD(P)-dependent oxidoreductase, translating to MKVAVLGLGTMGAPMAANLIRQGFEVTVYNRSAGKADELVAMGARATQSPQEAALNQDIVLTMVSDDQSIEAVYYGEQGLLNSVREGMIVIDSSTISPSLVKRVTADVEARGGTFLDAPVTGSKPAAIAGTLVFMVGGPQEALHKAMPAFEAMGGRIVHVGPNGSGSITKLAHNAIVGINNAALAEGFSMVARAGVDPAAFLEVVRNGSAGSKAAELKGEKIIEGNFDNQFSLKLMLKDLKLASRLTEDMQSPSPMLDAAKSLFQMGQTAGYGEEDLCSVVKMYEQWIGQPIGKSK from the coding sequence ATGAAAGTAGCCGTATTGGGTTTAGGAACGATGGGGGCGCCAATGGCCGCCAATCTGATTCGCCAAGGCTTCGAGGTGACGGTATACAACCGTTCCGCCGGCAAAGCGGACGAGCTGGTGGCGATGGGTGCCCGTGCAACGCAATCGCCGCAGGAAGCAGCCCTCAATCAAGATATCGTCTTGACGATGGTAAGCGACGACCAGTCAATTGAAGCGGTCTATTATGGCGAGCAAGGTCTGTTGAACAGCGTTCGCGAAGGCATGATCGTAATTGATTCGAGCACCATCTCGCCTTCTCTGGTCAAGCGGGTGACTGCGGATGTGGAAGCTCGCGGGGGAACCTTCCTTGACGCCCCGGTTACGGGGAGCAAGCCAGCCGCGATCGCGGGCACGCTCGTGTTCATGGTCGGCGGGCCGCAGGAGGCGCTCCATAAGGCAATGCCTGCATTCGAAGCAATGGGAGGCCGAATCGTCCATGTCGGACCGAACGGCAGCGGATCCATTACGAAGCTGGCACATAACGCAATCGTCGGCATCAACAATGCGGCACTCGCCGAAGGCTTCTCGATGGTGGCGCGCGCAGGCGTCGACCCGGCGGCATTTCTCGAAGTGGTGCGCAACGGCAGCGCCGGCAGCAAGGCAGCCGAGCTGAAGGGAGAGAAAATTATCGAAGGCAACTTCGACAATCAGTTCTCCTTGAAGTTAATGTTGAAGGATCTGAAGCTTGCTTCCCGTCTCACTGAAGATATGCAATCGCCTTCTCCGATGCTGGATGCAGCCAAGAGCCTATTCCAGATGGGGCAGACGGCCGGGTATGGCGAAGAGGATTTGTGCTCCGTCGTGAAAATGTACGAGCAGTGGATCGGACAGCCGATCGGGAAAAGTAAATAA
- the rarD gene encoding EamA family transporter RarD yields the protein MEQKQSQYVTGVLAAGLSYLIWGFLPLYWKAVGTVPAGEVLAHRIIWSLVFMLLLLLLLGKWKVVAAEIKEICRHKKQAAGVVIASVLISINWLIYIFAVESNHVVEASLGYYINPLFNVFLATFFLKERLNKAEWLSVAIAAAGVLWLTVHYGSFPWTALTLAATFGVYGLIKKKIPVGAWTGLTLETFIMAPFALIFLFFFNSGAVPLAEEQLSIVLLLMGAGIVTAVPLLLFAAGTKRISFTLVGFLQYIAPTIMLLLGLFVFHEPFDASQLFAFSLIWVALIIFSWSRSRGMLVRRTGEGKLDARKKLQA from the coding sequence GTGGAACAAAAGCAAAGCCAATATGTGACGGGGGTGCTGGCAGCCGGATTGTCTTATCTGATTTGGGGCTTTCTGCCGCTGTACTGGAAGGCCGTCGGCACGGTTCCTGCCGGAGAGGTATTGGCGCATCGAATCATATGGTCGCTCGTATTTATGCTCCTTCTCTTGCTCCTGCTGGGGAAATGGAAGGTGGTCGCCGCGGAGATTAAAGAGATCTGCCGGCACAAAAAGCAGGCCGCCGGCGTCGTCATCGCCTCCGTGCTCATTAGCATCAACTGGCTCATCTATATTTTTGCGGTAGAAAGCAATCATGTCGTCGAGGCAAGTCTGGGCTATTACATCAACCCGCTGTTCAATGTATTTCTGGCGACCTTCTTCCTGAAGGAGCGCTTGAACAAGGCCGAATGGCTGTCGGTTGCCATCGCGGCGGCCGGCGTGCTGTGGCTGACGGTACACTACGGCAGCTTTCCTTGGACGGCCCTGACGTTGGCGGCGACCTTCGGCGTGTACGGGCTCATCAAAAAGAAGATTCCGGTTGGCGCCTGGACGGGGTTGACCTTGGAGACCTTCATTATGGCGCCGTTTGCTCTCATCTTCTTGTTCTTTTTCAATTCCGGCGCGGTTCCGTTGGCGGAGGAGCAGCTATCGATCGTGCTTCTGCTGATGGGGGCAGGCATCGTGACGGCGGTTCCGCTGCTTTTGTTCGCGGCCGGAACGAAGCGCATCTCGTTTACGCTGGTGGGCTTTCTACAATATATCGCGCCGACGATCATGCTGCTCTTGGGGTTGTTCGTGTTCCATGAACCGTTCGACGCGTCGCAACTGTTCGCGTTCTCCTTGATCTGGGTCGCGCTGATTATTTTTTCCTGGTCGCGGTCTAGAGGCATGCTCGTGCGCAGAACGGGCGAGGGCAAGCTTGACGCGCGCAAGAAGCTGCAGGCCTAG
- the tkt gene encoding transketolase: MTVNQAQLDTLSVAAIRTLAIDAIEKAKSGHPGMPMGAAPMGYQLFAKEMTHNPANPTWINRDRFVLSAGHGSMLLYGLLHLSGYDLPMDEIKQFRQWGSKTPGHPEFGHTAGVDATTGPLGQGIAMAVGMAMAEAQMGATYNRDGYSVIDHHTFVICGDGDMMEGVASEAASLAGHLKLGKLIVLYDSNNITLDGGADLSFSENVRQRYEAYGWQTLLVEDGNDLDALARAVAQAKQAADKPTLIEVKTVIGYGSPNKQGKGGHGGTHGSPLGAEEAKLTKQFYQWEHEDFFVPEEVYQNFEENVKNKGLRANEAWDRMFEQYKQAYPELAAQFETAAKGELPANWDAELPAYTTADKPVSTRVASGNALNGLAGNVPHLTGGSADLESSTMTHLKGLPVYRPGQYDGRNIYFGVREFAMAAAMNGMALHGGVKVFGGTFFVFTDYLRPAVRLSALMQLPVTYVLTHDSIAVGEDGPTHEPIEQLASVRIIPGLTVIRPADGNETSAAWAYSMENRSNPVVLVLTRQNLPILDTSAERAREGVARGAYVVSDAANGQPQAQIIATGSEVQLAVRAQQALAEEGIHVRVISMPSWDLFEKQPQEYKDSVLLPNVKARLAVEMAHPFGWERYVGDQGDILGISTFGASAPGDRVMAEYGFTVENVVSRVKALL, translated from the coding sequence ATGACTGTCAACCAAGCGCAATTGGACACGCTCTCTGTAGCGGCCATCCGAACTCTGGCTATCGATGCGATCGAAAAGGCAAAGTCGGGACATCCGGGAATGCCGATGGGGGCTGCACCGATGGGTTATCAGCTGTTCGCGAAAGAGATGACGCATAACCCAGCCAATCCGACATGGATTAACCGTGACCGCTTTGTATTGTCCGCGGGCCACGGATCGATGCTGCTCTACGGATTGCTTCATCTGAGCGGCTATGATCTTCCGATGGATGAAATCAAGCAGTTCCGCCAATGGGGCAGCAAGACGCCGGGGCATCCTGAGTTCGGCCATACAGCAGGGGTAGACGCGACGACGGGTCCGCTGGGTCAAGGCATCGCCATGGCTGTCGGCATGGCAATGGCCGAGGCGCAAATGGGAGCCACTTACAATCGTGACGGTTATTCAGTCATTGACCATCATACCTTCGTCATTTGCGGCGATGGGGACATGATGGAAGGCGTGGCCAGCGAGGCGGCTTCTCTAGCCGGCCATCTGAAATTGGGCAAACTAATCGTGCTGTACGATTCCAATAATATTACGCTGGACGGGGGAGCAGACCTGTCCTTCAGCGAGAATGTGCGCCAGCGCTATGAAGCGTATGGCTGGCAGACGCTGCTGGTCGAGGACGGCAACGATCTCGACGCGCTTGCGCGCGCAGTTGCGCAGGCGAAGCAAGCAGCGGATAAGCCGACGCTTATCGAAGTGAAAACGGTGATCGGCTACGGCAGCCCGAACAAGCAAGGCAAGGGCGGCCATGGCGGAACCCACGGTTCCCCGCTCGGCGCGGAGGAAGCGAAGCTGACGAAGCAATTCTACCAATGGGAGCATGAAGATTTCTTCGTGCCTGAGGAAGTATACCAAAATTTCGAAGAGAATGTGAAGAACAAGGGACTCCGGGCGAACGAAGCTTGGGATCGCATGTTCGAGCAATATAAGCAGGCGTATCCGGAATTGGCCGCTCAGTTCGAGACGGCGGCGAAGGGCGAGCTTCCTGCGAATTGGGATGCGGAATTGCCGGCTTACACGACAGCGGACAAGCCAGTATCGACACGCGTCGCTTCCGGCAACGCGCTGAACGGCTTGGCAGGCAATGTGCCGCATCTGACGGGCGGTTCGGCGGATCTGGAGAGCTCCACGATGACGCATCTCAAAGGCTTGCCGGTATACCGTCCGGGCCAATATGACGGCCGCAACATTTACTTCGGCGTTCGCGAGTTCGCGATGGCGGCAGCCATGAACGGCATGGCGCTGCACGGCGGCGTGAAGGTATTCGGCGGCACGTTCTTCGTGTTCACGGATTACCTCCGTCCGGCGGTTCGCCTGTCTGCCTTGATGCAGCTTCCGGTCACCTACGTGCTGACGCATGACAGCATCGCGGTCGGCGAAGACGGACCGACGCATGAGCCGATCGAACAGCTGGCTTCCGTTCGCATCATTCCGGGCTTGACGGTGATCCGTCCGGCAGACGGCAACGAGACATCGGCTGCCTGGGCGTATTCGATGGAGAACCGTTCGAATCCGGTCGTGCTCGTCCTGACGCGCCAGAACCTGCCGATTCTGGATACGTCGGCAGAGCGTGCGCGCGAAGGCGTGGCCCGCGGGGCGTACGTCGTCAGCGACGCGGCGAACGGCCAGCCGCAGGCGCAAATTATCGCGACGGGCTCCGAAGTGCAATTGGCTGTGCGCGCGCAGCAAGCGCTGGCGGAAGAAGGCATCCACGTTCGCGTCATCAGCATGCCGAGCTGGGATCTGTTCGAGAAGCAGCCGCAGGAATACAAGGATTCCGTCCTGCTGCCGAATGTCAAAGCCCGCCTGGCGGTGGAAATGGCTCATCCATTCGGATGGGAACGCTATGTCGGCGATCAAGGCGACATCCTGGGCATCTCGACGTTCGGCGCATCCGCGCCTGGCGACCGTGTCATGGCCGAATATGGCTTCACGGTAGAGAATGTCGTCAGCCGCGTGAAGGCGTTGCTGTAA
- the purU gene encoding formyltetrahydrofolate deformylase gives MKHQHTMVHAREQAGENTRNRARMLISCPDRAGIVAAVSRFLYEHEANIVQSDQYTLDPEGGMFFMRIEFDMASLDRRLPQMEEDFRLIAEDFKMEWRFSRVSQKKRLAIFVSKEDHCLVELLWQWQAGDLDADIAMVVSNHPDMREYVESFGIPYVHIPVTPDNKPEAARLQLEAVDGKADLIILARYMQIIAPEFIERYPNRIINIHHSFLPAFIGGKPYQKAYVRGVKLIGATAHYVTEELDGGPIIEQDVERVTHRADVNELKRMGRTIERVVLARAVHWHIEDRILVHQNKTVVFS, from the coding sequence ATGAAGCATCAGCATACAATGGTTCACGCCCGCGAGCAGGCCGGCGAGAACACCCGGAACCGCGCGCGCATGCTTATCTCCTGCCCGGACCGGGCGGGGATCGTCGCGGCGGTATCGCGCTTCCTGTACGAGCATGAAGCGAATATCGTCCAGTCGGATCAATATACATTGGATCCGGAGGGCGGCATGTTCTTCATGCGGATCGAGTTCGACATGGCCAGCTTGGATCGGCGGTTGCCGCAGATGGAGGAGGACTTCCGCCTCATCGCGGAAGATTTCAAGATGGAGTGGCGCTTTTCGCGGGTCAGCCAGAAGAAGCGGTTGGCGATTTTTGTATCGAAGGAGGATCATTGCCTTGTCGAGCTGCTCTGGCAGTGGCAGGCTGGCGATCTGGACGCTGACATCGCGATGGTTGTAAGCAATCATCCGGACATGCGGGAATACGTGGAATCCTTCGGCATTCCGTACGTTCATATTCCGGTCACCCCGGACAATAAGCCGGAAGCGGCACGGCTCCAATTGGAAGCGGTGGATGGGAAGGCCGATCTAATTATATTGGCCCGCTACATGCAGATCATCGCTCCGGAATTCATCGAACGGTATCCGAACCGGATTATCAATATCCACCATTCCTTCCTGCCCGCCTTTATCGGAGGCAAGCCTTATCAGAAGGCCTATGTGCGCGGCGTGAAGCTGATCGGCGCGACGGCGCATTATGTGACGGAGGAACTGGACGGCGGACCGATTATCGAGCAGGACGTAGAGAGGGTAACCCATCGCGCCGACGTGAACGAGCTGAAGCGAATGGGGCGCACGATCGAGCGCGTCGTCCTCGCGCGGGCTGTCCATTGGCATATTGAAGACCGGATTTTGGTGCACCAGAACAAAACGGTCGTTTTCAGTTAA
- a CDS encoding deoxyribonuclease IV: MLKIGSHVSFSEKGLLTATKEAVSYGSSSFMIYTGAPQNTRRKPIDKLFIEEGKELMNKHGIDEIVVHAPYIINLGSYKPATFELAVSFLQDEIHRTDCIGVNNIVLHPGAYTDKDAEYGINRIAEGLNEVLRNTKETNVNIALETMAGKGTEIGRSFEEIAAIIDKVEDNGRLTVCLDTCHIHDAGYDIVNDLDGVLEEFDRVVGLGRIAVVHINDSKNPTGAGKDRHAPIGAGYLGFDAIRNVVQHEALLGRPFILETPWIGKDPKQQRPMYEAEIAFLRGDAKERFGEEFWADVERMRHFFEKQDVDSRAFVLETWNVLKNDAKAKKADPREPMERLYDMIVDADLLPDRTEEEINQRITAWYTGQAAE, translated from the coding sequence ATGCTGAAGATTGGTTCTCATGTATCCTTTTCCGAAAAAGGGCTGTTGACGGCGACGAAGGAAGCGGTAAGCTATGGCTCCAGCTCGTTCATGATATATACCGGAGCGCCTCAAAATACGCGGCGCAAACCGATAGACAAGCTGTTCATCGAGGAAGGCAAGGAATTGATGAACAAGCATGGCATCGACGAGATCGTGGTCCATGCGCCTTATATTATCAATCTCGGATCGTACAAGCCCGCGACGTTCGAATTGGCCGTATCATTCCTGCAGGATGAGATTCACCGCACGGATTGCATCGGCGTAAATAATATCGTGCTTCATCCGGGCGCCTATACGGACAAGGATGCCGAATATGGAATTAACCGCATTGCGGAGGGCTTGAATGAAGTGCTGCGGAACACGAAGGAGACGAACGTGAACATCGCGTTGGAGACGATGGCGGGCAAGGGCACCGAGATTGGCCGCAGCTTCGAGGAGATCGCGGCGATTATTGACAAGGTCGAGGATAACGGCCGCCTGACTGTCTGTCTCGACACCTGCCACATCCATGATGCGGGCTATGATATCGTCAACGATCTGGACGGCGTGCTGGAGGAGTTCGACCGCGTAGTCGGACTTGGCCGCATCGCTGTCGTTCATATCAATGATAGCAAAAATCCAACCGGGGCAGGCAAAGACCGCCATGCGCCTATCGGGGCGGGCTATCTCGGCTTCGACGCGATTCGCAATGTCGTGCAGCATGAAGCGCTGCTCGGGAGACCGTTCATTCTGGAGACGCCGTGGATCGGCAAAGATCCGAAGCAGCAGCGCCCGATGTACGAGGCGGAGATCGCGTTCCTGCGCGGCGATGCCAAGGAGCGCTTCGGCGAAGAGTTCTGGGCGGACGTCGAGCGGATGCGCCACTTCTTCGAGAAGCAGGATGTCGATTCCCGCGCCTTCGTGCTCGAGACGTGGAATGTGCTCAAAAACGACGCCAAGGCGAAGAAGGCCGATCCGCGCGAGCCGATGGAGCGGCTGTACGATATGATCGTCGATGCGGACCTGCTGCCGGATCGAACGGAAGAAGAGATCAATCAGCGTATTACCGCATGGTATACGGGACAAGCTGCAGAATAA
- a CDS encoding DUF2621 domain-containing protein — protein MNSIAFWTFVLLGLMAIGGFFMFRKFLKVLPKSDGMSKLDWQNYWVEQSRELWTEDAKTFLDMLVAPVPKPFRDIARHSIAAKIGEVAIESGANEVTRDHCIKGYIMATPKRDYRSLVRYLDKNNIDYSPYRHLLNK, from the coding sequence ATGAATTCTATCGCGTTCTGGACTTTCGTTCTGCTTGGACTCATGGCGATCGGCGGATTTTTCATGTTCCGCAAATTTCTTAAAGTGCTGCCAAAGAGTGACGGGATGTCCAAGCTCGACTGGCAAAATTACTGGGTGGAGCAAAGCCGGGAGCTGTGGACCGAAGATGCGAAGACGTTCCTGGATATGCTGGTCGCCCCGGTTCCGAAGCCGTTCCGCGATATCGCTCGTCATTCCATCGCCGCCAAGATCGGCGAAGTCGCGATTGAGAGCGGTGCCAACGAAGTAACCCGCGATCACTGCATTAAGGGATACATTATGGCGACGCCGAAGCGCGATTACCGCAGCCTCGTCCGCTACCTGGACAAAAACAACATCGACTACAGTCCATACCGGCATCTGTTGAACAAGTAG
- a CDS encoding TIGR01777 family oxidoreductase produces the protein MKIMISGGTGLIGKALYKAWLDQGHEVIILSRSRTKLRAKQTHPHVHVVSWSELETHPPSCRDVDVVVNLAGETISQRWTVTAKNRIVASRIVPARRLAEWAEQQPRKLPLLINASGSSGYGSSETAVFDEQIPLAGQDFLSDVIRQWEAAADAIPAERRVKLRIAPVLSNDGGVFPLMRLPYKLGFGGRVGSGRQPFSWIHIDDMVRLIDYAVQEPSLSGPVNASAPDAVTNDEFGRKLGAVYRRPHWFPAPAWALKLALGEMSMLILEGQRVYPAAALNAGFTFRYGELDEALRALRDE, from the coding sequence TTGAAAATCATGATTAGCGGCGGCACCGGACTGATCGGGAAAGCGCTGTACAAAGCATGGCTGGACCAAGGACATGAAGTCATTATTCTGTCGCGTTCCCGCACGAAGCTGCGGGCCAAGCAGACCCATCCGCATGTTCATGTGGTCAGCTGGTCCGAACTGGAGACTCATCCCCCAAGCTGCCGCGACGTGGACGTGGTGGTCAATCTGGCCGGCGAGACGATAAGCCAGCGGTGGACTGTGACAGCGAAGAACCGGATCGTCGCTTCGCGCATTGTGCCTGCCCGCAGACTGGCGGAATGGGCGGAGCAGCAGCCGCGCAAGCTCCCCTTGCTCATCAATGCCTCCGGCAGTTCGGGCTACGGCTCGTCCGAGACGGCGGTCTTCGACGAACAGATCCCGCTTGCGGGACAAGATTTTTTGTCGGATGTCATCCGGCAATGGGAGGCAGCGGCTGACGCGATTCCCGCCGAACGGCGCGTCAAGCTCCGCATCGCCCCCGTGCTCTCCAATGACGGCGGCGTCTTTCCGCTCATGAGATTGCCCTACAAGCTCGGCTTCGGCGGCCGAGTCGGCAGCGGCCGCCAGCCTTTCTCTTGGATTCATATTGACGATATGGTACGTCTGATTGATTATGCCGTGCAGGAACCGTCCCTGTCCGGTCCCGTCAATGCAAGCGCTCCGGATGCGGTGACGAACGATGAATTCGGCCGGAAGCTGGGCGCCGTCTATCGCCGTCCGCACTGGTTCCCCGCTCCCGCTTGGGCGCTCAAGCTGGCGCTCGGCGAGATGTCGATGCTGATACTGGAAGGGCAGCGTGTCTATCCGGCAGCCGCCTTGAACGCCGGCTTCACCTTCCGTTACGGGGAGCTGGATGAAGCATTGCGGGCGCTGCGGGACGAGTAA